A genomic region of Trichothermofontia sichuanensis B231 contains the following coding sequences:
- the tftA gene encoding hormogonium tapered terminus morphoprotein TftA, with translation MGRIFLSAGRGGVAGLEWDGDLQGAGTTEAQEMSLLRDWIVAELTARQVEVLAVPDELSPTQTIAWINDRIQWGDVALAIHADALDPTTDRGATVFYIAHNHSRKQHAEQLIFALLRRVPQLPNQGAKPDSATNLGKLDFCREITQPSLLLQVACLGHADDRALLQSSRRAIATGIAEGLVTWLRARLTEDTLLAATTQAAIVFPPCKILINQQVYGEQGIEVNGNPYVPIDLADCLGVNLAAVPSVRRLRYRGIVYVKAIELRAFGIWLQWESATQTLALRSIARLRLDDRAPIMGLGQTSEVQMTMFLKANYESALETVPEIAKLYRGEAQIEGVNHDVAFSQMCLETNFLRCHPQRPVDAYNFGGLGSLGGSSEEMRFASARLGVRAHLQHLKAYACTEPLVQEQVDPRFSLVTRGVAPTIADLSGRWSADPDYGRKVLGILRRLYESAGLL, from the coding sequence ATGGGACGGATCTTTCTTTCAGCCGGTCGCGGCGGCGTTGCAGGTTTAGAGTGGGATGGGGACCTTCAAGGGGCGGGCACAACAGAAGCCCAGGAAATGAGCTTGCTACGGGACTGGATTGTGGCCGAACTCACCGCCCGCCAGGTCGAAGTCCTCGCGGTCCCCGATGAACTCAGCCCGACCCAAACGATCGCCTGGATCAACGATCGCATCCAGTGGGGGGATGTGGCGCTGGCGATCCATGCCGATGCCCTTGATCCGACGACGGATCGGGGAGCTACGGTTTTCTATATCGCCCATAACCACAGCCGTAAACAACACGCCGAGCAGTTAATCTTTGCCCTGCTGCGCCGAGTGCCCCAATTGCCTAACCAGGGGGCCAAGCCTGATAGCGCGACCAATCTGGGCAAACTGGATTTTTGCCGGGAGATTACCCAGCCCTCACTCCTGCTCCAGGTGGCCTGTCTCGGCCATGCGGACGATCGTGCCCTGCTGCAAAGTTCGCGGCGGGCGATCGCGACGGGGATTGCTGAGGGGTTGGTTACCTGGCTGCGAGCGCGCCTGACGGAGGACACGCTGCTGGCGGCCACCACCCAAGCGGCGATCGTCTTCCCCCCGTGCAAGATTCTGATTAATCAACAAGTCTATGGTGAACAGGGGATTGAGGTTAATGGGAATCCCTACGTTCCGATCGACTTGGCCGACTGTCTGGGGGTGAATTTGGCTGCCGTCCCCTCGGTGCGGCGGCTTCGCTACCGGGGGATTGTCTATGTCAAAGCGATCGAACTGCGGGCATTTGGGATCTGGTTGCAGTGGGAAAGTGCAACGCAAACACTGGCCCTGCGTTCGATCGCGCGTCTCCGTCTGGACGATCGCGCCCCAATCATGGGGCTGGGCCAGACCAGCGAAGTCCAGATGACCATGTTTCTTAAGGCGAATTACGAGTCTGCCCTAGAGACTGTGCCGGAGATTGCTAAACTCTACCGCGGGGAGGCCCAGATTGAAGGCGTTAACCATGATGTTGCCTTTAGCCAGATGTGTTTGGAAACAAACTTCCTGCGCTGCCACCCCCAAAGGCCAGTGGATGCCTACAATTTTGGCGGGCTGGGGAGTTTGGGGGGGAGCAGTGAGGAAATGCGGTTCGCTAGTGCCCGTTTGGGGGTACGCGCCCATTTGCAACACTTGAAAGCCTATGCCTGCACAGAACCGCTGGTGCAGGAACAGGTTGATCCACGTTTCTCCCTGGTAACCCGTGGGGTTGCCCCGACGATCGCCGACCTCAGTG